The proteins below come from a single Caulobacter segnis ATCC 21756 genomic window:
- a CDS encoding SDR family oxidoreductase, which produces MSDADTSRRTFMTLAAAAPAAFATGSAASAQTAPFGPTALPGVGRAAVITGSSRGIGAATAKRLARDGFAVTVNYLTNRDLADRVVADIKAAGGRAIVRQADVADPAAVKALFDAHDQAFGGVDVVVNNAGIMNVGPFAQMTDAAFDRMMATNVKGSFNVLREAARRTRDGGRIISLSSSIIKTPPPATGAYAATKSAQMLFSSVLAKELAGRNISVNAVAPGAVDTQLLRQHGEAALRGIPEQTPLGRLGLPEDIAGVIALLCSRDGAWIDAQTVFANGGLG; this is translated from the coding sequence GCGCGGCTTCGGCCCAGACGGCCCCGTTCGGACCGACCGCTCTTCCCGGCGTCGGCAGGGCGGCTGTCATCACCGGCTCCTCGCGCGGCATCGGCGCCGCCACCGCCAAGCGCCTGGCGCGCGATGGCTTTGCGGTGACCGTGAACTACCTCACCAACCGCGATCTCGCCGACCGTGTCGTGGCCGACATCAAGGCGGCTGGGGGCCGCGCCATCGTTCGCCAGGCCGATGTCGCCGATCCCGCGGCGGTCAAGGCTCTGTTCGACGCCCATGACCAGGCGTTCGGTGGCGTTGACGTGGTGGTCAACAACGCTGGGATCATGAACGTCGGCCCCTTCGCCCAGATGACGGACGCGGCCTTCGATCGCATGATGGCCACCAATGTCAAAGGCAGCTTCAACGTGCTGCGCGAGGCGGCGCGACGTACACGTGACGGCGGCCGGATCATCAGCCTGTCCTCGAGCATCATCAAGACGCCGCCCCCGGCCACGGGCGCGTACGCCGCCACCAAGAGCGCCCAGATGCTCTTTTCCAGCGTCCTGGCCAAGGAACTGGCCGGTCGCAACATCTCGGTTAACGCCGTGGCGCCTGGCGCCGTCGACACGCAGCTTCTCCGCCAGCACGGCGAAGCGGCGCTCCGCGGCATTCCCGAACAAACACCCCTTGGTCGCCTGGGCTTGCCGGAAGACATCGCCGGCGTCATCGCGCTTCTCTGCTCGCGGGACGGCGCCTGGATCGACGCTCAAACCGTATTCGCGAACGGCGGATTGGGGTGA
- a CDS encoding MipA/OmpV family protein, which produces MRVFRPTMFACAFAALNVCAAQAQEIEASTSAHGVVAIGAGVAPEFDGSMDARVLPAVLADIRWRGVNFQVGGQGLRADIASGSRLGFGPVIGVRLPRNDADGRVGLLPEIDTAIEAGAFVGYRFGGNERGQGSLETELSVVHDVSGAHDGLLATARASYAAIRSDTFSLSLDARTTWVNQDYARTYFGVTPAEAATSGLAAYRPGSGIRDVGVSLTAGYWFSPRFGVMGALGANYLVGDFADSPITAEGRRWQPTGALTVAYRF; this is translated from the coding sequence ATGCGTGTATTTCGCCCGACCATGTTCGCCTGCGCGTTCGCCGCCTTGAACGTCTGCGCCGCCCAGGCGCAGGAGATCGAGGCAAGCACATCGGCGCACGGCGTCGTCGCGATCGGGGCGGGCGTCGCTCCCGAGTTTGACGGATCAATGGACGCGCGAGTCCTTCCCGCCGTGCTCGCCGACATTCGCTGGCGCGGCGTCAACTTCCAGGTCGGCGGACAAGGCCTTCGCGCCGACATCGCCTCGGGTTCGCGCCTCGGGTTCGGTCCGGTCATCGGCGTGCGGCTTCCGCGCAACGACGCCGACGGACGCGTCGGCTTGCTGCCGGAGATCGATACGGCGATCGAGGCTGGCGCGTTCGTCGGATACCGGTTCGGCGGAAACGAAAGAGGACAAGGCTCCCTGGAGACGGAACTCTCCGTTGTCCACGATGTCTCGGGCGCGCACGACGGTCTGCTCGCGACGGCGCGCGCCAGCTACGCCGCGATCCGCAGCGACACATTTTCGTTGTCGCTGGACGCGCGGACGACCTGGGTGAACCAGGACTACGCGCGCACCTATTTCGGCGTCACCCCCGCCGAGGCCGCCACCAGCGGGCTGGCGGCCTACCGCCCAGGTTCCGGGATCCGAGATGTCGGCGTGAGCCTGACGGCGGGATACTGGTTCAGCCCCAGGTTCGGCGTCATGGGCGCGCTTGGCGCAAATTACCTCGTCGGCGATTTCGCCGACAGCCCGATCACCGCAGAAGGACGTCGCTGGCAGCCTACCGGCGCTCTCACGGTCGCCTACCGCTTCTGA
- a CDS encoding carboxylesterase/lipase family protein translates to MIIRTIATAAILAALHAGQALAADPTATTTFGPVVGETSSGVAAFKGLPFAAPPVGPLRWRAPQPPKVWTAPRDAKAYGADCMQNPFPGDAAPLGVKPAEDCLYANVWTPEAALKDKIKRPVMVWIYGGGFVNGGSSPAVYSGDRFARDGVVLVSFNYRVGRFGFFAHPALTAAGADGGMLGNYGLMDQIAALTWVRDNIAVFGGDPNNITVFGESAGGMSVHALLTAPQAKGLFQKAIIQSGGGRPRLLPTLPLTAPAGQRSAEASGLAFAAKAGVSGTDAAALDALRALPAETVVDGLNMATSNTPTWGGGPMLDGKIMTREPLAAYRAGAWTKMPVMVGATSADGFFFGGSRDQVFAPFGPRRAEAEALYDPKSDGDIKVYGWAAAGDRMFIEPARAVARVMAEQGAPVYQFRFSYVAESMRSQWWGAPHATEIPFVFDTVDARYGAALTQADAAAAKAAHAYWVGFAKSGVPSASGQPAWPRYEAATDQILDFAAQGPKAEADPLRARLDLVEATTR, encoded by the coding sequence ATGATCATCCGCACCATCGCCACCGCCGCGATCCTGGCGGCGCTCCACGCCGGGCAGGCCCTGGCGGCCGACCCGACCGCGACCACCACCTTCGGTCCCGTCGTCGGGGAAACTTCTTCGGGCGTCGCCGCCTTCAAGGGCTTGCCGTTCGCGGCGCCGCCGGTCGGCCCGCTGCGCTGGCGCGCACCCCAGCCGCCCAAGGTCTGGACCGCGCCGCGAGACGCCAAGGCCTACGGCGCCGACTGCATGCAGAATCCGTTCCCCGGCGACGCCGCGCCGCTGGGCGTGAAGCCGGCTGAGGACTGCCTCTACGCCAATGTCTGGACGCCCGAGGCGGCGCTTAAGGACAAGATCAAGCGACCGGTGATGGTCTGGATCTATGGCGGCGGCTTCGTCAATGGCGGCAGCTCGCCGGCCGTCTACAGCGGCGACCGCTTCGCCCGCGACGGGGTGGTGCTGGTCAGCTTCAACTACCGTGTCGGCCGTTTCGGCTTCTTCGCCCACCCGGCCCTGACGGCGGCGGGAGCCGATGGCGGGATGCTCGGCAACTACGGTCTGATGGATCAGATCGCCGCCCTGACATGGGTGCGCGACAATATCGCCGTCTTCGGAGGCGATCCCAACAACATCACGGTCTTCGGCGAGTCGGCCGGTGGCATGTCGGTTCACGCCCTGCTGACCGCGCCCCAAGCCAAGGGCCTGTTCCAAAAGGCCATCATCCAGTCTGGCGGTGGACGCCCGCGCCTGCTTCCGACCTTGCCGCTGACCGCGCCGGCGGGGCAGCGCTCGGCCGAGGCGTCGGGCCTGGCCTTCGCGGCCAAGGCGGGCGTCTCCGGGACCGACGCCGCGGCGCTGGACGCGCTTCGGGCCTTGCCGGCCGAGACGGTGGTCGACGGCCTCAACATGGCGACCTCGAATACCCCAACCTGGGGCGGCGGGCCGATGCTGGACGGCAAGATCATGACCCGGGAGCCGCTGGCGGCCTACAGGGCCGGAGCCTGGACGAAGATGCCGGTGATGGTCGGGGCGACCAGCGCCGACGGCTTCTTCTTCGGCGGAAGTCGCGACCAGGTCTTCGCGCCATTTGGCCCGCGCCGGGCCGAGGCCGAGGCGCTGTACGATCCCAAGAGCGATGGCGACATCAAGGTCTATGGCTGGGCCGCCGCCGGCGATCGCATGTTCATCGAGCCTGCTCGCGCGGTGGCGCGCGTGATGGCGGAGCAGGGCGCGCCCGTCTATCAGTTCCGCTTCTCGTACGTGGCCGAGAGCATGAGGAGCCAGTGGTGGGGCGCGCCGCACGCCACCGAGATCCCCTTTGTGTTCGACACGGTCGACGCCCGCTATGGCGCGGCGCTGACCCAGGCCGACGCGGCCGCGGCCAAAGCGGCCCACGCCTATTGGGTTGGGTTCGCCAAGAGCGGCGTCCCCAGCGCCTCGGGCCAGCCGGCTTGGCCGCGCTACGAGGCCGCCACCGACCAGATCCTGGACTTCGCCGCGCAAGGGCCGAAGGCGGAAGCCGATCCGCTCCGGGCGCGCCTCGATCTGGTGGAGGCGACCACGCGATGA
- a CDS encoding beta-glucosidase family protein — translation MNRSLTAAASLAVLAVASAGHAQASRPWMNAKLSPDERAALLEKEMTLDERIGLLHGPMSMPIFGIKKPEGAIGSAGYIPGIPRLGVPAVNESDASLGVTNPLGVRQGDGATALPSGLSLASTFNTKLAYDGGAVVGREARAKGFNVQLAGGVNLARDPRNGRNFEYLGEDPWLAGSLAGAAIKGVQDQGIVSTVKHFSLNGQETKRHFANSVIDEAAHRESDLLAFQIAIEKGRPGSVMCAYNLVNGDYSCGNNHLLNDVLKRDWGYKGWVMSDWGAVHATDYILKGLDQQSGEQLDAKVWFGAPLKAAVEKGEVPAARLSDASRRILRSMFAAGLFDKPVEPGGAVDYEAGAAVAQAAAAEGIVLLKNRDGLLPLAKTAKTIAVIGGHADAGVLSGGGSSQVVPPGGAKRVVPLGGEGMMGPFRSQYFNGSSPLAALRKALPEAKVTFDDGRYVASAVAAAKAADVVMVFGNQWMGEGEDAPDLSLPDGQDALIAAVTAANPNAIVVLQTGGPVSMPWLDQAGAVVEAWYSGAKGGEAITDLLLGTVNPSGRLPMTFPASIDQYPRAQLPGLTVPDKTRFDVVYSEGADVGYRRFATTGHKPLFPFGHGLSYTKFAYSNLKVTGGDTLTVSFDVANVGQRAGKDAPQVYLTGVSGKTLQRLIGFDKITLAPGETRRVTLTADPRVLASFDAKANRWSLTGGDYQVAVGASSADLALRGAAKVKARTLKP, via the coding sequence ATGAACCGCTCCCTGACCGCCGCCGCCAGCCTCGCGGTGCTCGCTGTCGCCTCCGCCGGCCACGCCCAGGCGTCGCGGCCCTGGATGAACGCCAAGTTGTCACCGGACGAACGGGCCGCCCTGCTGGAAAAAGAGATGACGCTGGACGAGCGCATCGGCCTGCTGCACGGGCCGATGTCGATGCCGATCTTCGGCATCAAGAAGCCCGAGGGCGCGATCGGCTCGGCCGGCTATATCCCTGGCATCCCTCGGCTGGGCGTGCCGGCGGTCAACGAGAGCGACGCCAGCCTGGGCGTGACGAACCCACTGGGCGTGCGCCAAGGTGACGGGGCCACGGCGCTGCCGTCGGGCCTGTCGCTGGCGTCGACCTTCAACACCAAGCTCGCCTATGACGGTGGGGCGGTGGTTGGCCGCGAGGCGCGGGCCAAGGGCTTCAACGTCCAACTGGCCGGCGGCGTGAACCTGGCCCGCGATCCGCGCAACGGCCGCAATTTCGAATATCTCGGCGAGGATCCCTGGCTGGCGGGCAGCCTGGCCGGCGCGGCGATCAAGGGCGTGCAGGACCAGGGGATCGTCTCGACGGTTAAGCACTTCTCGCTGAACGGCCAGGAGACCAAGCGGCACTTCGCCAACTCGGTGATCGACGAGGCGGCCCATCGCGAGAGCGACCTGCTGGCCTTCCAGATCGCCATCGAGAAGGGGCGGCCGGGCTCGGTGATGTGCGCCTATAACCTGGTCAACGGCGACTACAGCTGCGGCAACAACCACCTGCTCAACGACGTCCTCAAGCGCGATTGGGGCTACAAGGGCTGGGTGATGTCGGACTGGGGCGCGGTCCACGCCACCGACTACATCCTCAAAGGCCTGGACCAGCAGTCGGGCGAACAGCTGGACGCCAAGGTCTGGTTTGGCGCGCCGCTGAAGGCCGCCGTCGAGAAGGGCGAGGTTCCGGCCGCGCGCTTGTCGGACGCCAGTCGTCGGATCCTGCGCTCGATGTTCGCCGCGGGCCTGTTCGACAAGCCGGTCGAGCCGGGCGGCGCGGTGGACTACGAAGCCGGCGCCGCCGTCGCCCAGGCCGCGGCGGCCGAGGGGATCGTGCTGCTGAAGAACCGCGATGGCCTGCTGCCGCTGGCCAAGACCGCCAAGACCATCGCCGTGATCGGCGGTCACGCCGACGCCGGCGTCCTGTCGGGCGGCGGCTCGTCCCAGGTCGTGCCGCCTGGCGGCGCCAAGCGCGTTGTGCCCCTGGGCGGGGAGGGGATGATGGGCCCGTTCCGCAGCCAGTACTTCAACGGCTCCTCGCCGTTGGCGGCGCTGCGCAAGGCCCTGCCGGAGGCCAAGGTGACCTTCGACGATGGCCGCTATGTCGCCTCCGCCGTCGCGGCCGCCAAGGCCGCCGACGTGGTCATGGTGTTTGGCAACCAGTGGATGGGCGAGGGCGAGGACGCGCCCGACCTGTCGCTGCCCGACGGCCAGGACGCTCTGATCGCCGCTGTCACCGCCGCCAATCCGAACGCGATCGTCGTGCTGCAGACCGGCGGTCCGGTGTCGATGCCCTGGCTCGACCAGGCCGGCGCGGTGGTCGAGGCCTGGTACTCGGGCGCGAAGGGCGGCGAGGCGATCACCGACTTGCTGCTGGGGACGGTCAATCCGTCGGGCCGCCTGCCGATGACCTTCCCCGCCTCGATCGACCAGTATCCGCGCGCGCAACTGCCGGGCCTGACCGTTCCGGACAAAACCCGGTTCGATGTCGTCTATTCCGAGGGCGCGGACGTCGGCTACCGCCGCTTCGCCACGACCGGCCACAAGCCGCTGTTCCCGTTTGGCCATGGCCTGTCCTATACGAAGTTCGCCTATTCGAACCTGAAAGTGACCGGCGGCGACACGCTGACGGTCAGCTTCGACGTCGCCAATGTCGGCCAGCGGGCCGGCAAGGACGCTCCGCAAGTCTATCTGACGGGCGTCTCGGGCAAGACGCTCCAGCGTCTGATCGGCTTCGACAAGATCACGCTGGCGCCCGGCGAGACGCGCCGCGTTACGCTGACCGCCGACCCCCGCGTGCTGGCCAGCTTTGACGCAAAGGCCAACCGCTGGAGCTTGACGGGCGGCGACTATCAGGTCGCCGTGGGCGCCTCCTCGGCCGACCTAGCCTTGCGGGGCGCGGCCAAGGTCAAGGCGCGGACGCTGAAGCCGTAA
- a CDS encoding glycoside hydrolase family 3 protein produces the protein MRVLQRLLISTAILVATGSSALAATQPLLGVRDGKVLTVDGLRFRDLDRDGKLSPFEDWRLTPDQRAIDLVAHMTLEERAGEMMHGTLPAVGGMVPGRGQGYDLAKLKPLILDRHVTTFITRLSGDPTWLAEQNNAVQAIAEQGRLGVPVTISTDPRHHFQFVAGASVAPGGFSQWPEATGLAAIGDDKLVRRFGDIARQEYRAVGIHQALSPMADLATEPRWSRISGTFGEDPDLAGRMVKAYIQGFQGGETNLAPGGVSAVVKHWVGYGASAKGFDGHNSYGRYAVFPAGQFDLHVKPFDQAFAAGVVGVMPTYAILKDLALDGHPLEQVGAGFSKGLLNDQLRGKHGFKGIVLSDWAITNDCPETCRDGFPEGQKPSFAGFSTAWGVEDLSKVDRYAKGVNAGLDQFGGVEDTAELVAAVRASKIPSARIDDAARRVLAIKFEQGLFENPYVDAKAAAAIVGSKAFVAEGRAAQSAALTLLENKNGLLPLKPSGKKVWLKGVSADAARARGFVPVDDLAQAELAIIRTATPFQTLHPNFVFGAMQHEGDLSFKDGAADYEAIKAASAKVATIVAVYLDRPAILTNVRDKAAALIGDFGAGDEAFLDALTGAAPPRGRLPFELPSSMAAVEAQAEDAPHDSKAPLYPIHFGLTY, from the coding sequence GTGCGCGTTCTTCAACGTCTTCTGATCTCGACCGCGATCCTGGTCGCGACCGGTTCGTCGGCCCTGGCCGCCACCCAGCCGCTCCTTGGCGTGCGCGACGGCAAGGTGCTCACCGTCGATGGGCTGCGCTTCCGGGACCTAGACCGCGATGGCAAGCTCTCGCCGTTCGAGGACTGGCGTCTGACGCCGGACCAACGGGCCATCGATCTCGTCGCGCACATGACGCTGGAGGAAAGGGCCGGCGAGATGATGCACGGCACCCTGCCGGCCGTGGGCGGCATGGTTCCGGGGCGAGGGCAGGGCTATGACCTGGCCAAGCTGAAGCCGCTGATCCTTGATCGGCACGTCACCACATTCATTACCCGCCTCTCCGGCGATCCAACGTGGCTGGCCGAGCAGAACAACGCCGTCCAGGCGATCGCCGAGCAGGGAAGGCTGGGCGTGCCGGTCACGATCAGCACCGATCCGCGTCACCATTTCCAGTTCGTGGCCGGCGCCAGCGTCGCTCCAGGCGGCTTTTCGCAATGGCCCGAGGCGACGGGCCTCGCGGCGATCGGCGACGACAAGCTGGTCCGCCGCTTCGGCGACATCGCTCGCCAGGAGTATCGCGCCGTCGGCATCCATCAGGCCCTGTCCCCGATGGCCGATCTCGCGACCGAGCCCCGCTGGTCGCGGATCAGCGGCACGTTCGGCGAGGACCCCGACCTCGCTGGCCGCATGGTCAAGGCCTACATCCAGGGCTTCCAGGGCGGCGAAACGAACCTCGCGCCAGGCGGCGTCTCGGCGGTGGTCAAGCATTGGGTCGGCTACGGCGCCTCGGCCAAGGGTTTCGACGGCCACAACAGCTATGGCCGCTACGCCGTCTTCCCGGCCGGCCAGTTTGATCTGCACGTCAAGCCGTTCGACCAGGCGTTCGCCGCTGGCGTCGTCGGGGTGATGCCCACCTACGCGATCCTCAAGGATCTCGCCCTAGATGGCCATCCGCTCGAACAGGTCGGGGCCGGCTTCTCCAAGGGGTTGTTGAATGATCAACTGCGCGGCAAGCACGGCTTCAAGGGGATCGTCCTGTCCGACTGGGCGATCACCAACGATTGCCCCGAGACCTGCCGCGACGGCTTTCCCGAAGGCCAGAAGCCGAGTTTCGCGGGCTTCTCGACCGCCTGGGGCGTCGAGGATCTTTCCAAGGTCGACCGCTACGCCAAGGGCGTGAACGCGGGACTCGACCAGTTCGGCGGCGTCGAGGACACGGCCGAGCTCGTCGCGGCGGTGAGGGCCAGCAAGATCCCTTCGGCCCGCATCGACGACGCGGCGCGGCGCGTTCTGGCGATCAAGTTCGAGCAGGGTCTGTTCGAGAACCCCTATGTCGACGCCAAGGCGGCGGCCGCCATCGTCGGCTCCAAGGCGTTTGTCGCCGAGGGACGGGCGGCGCAGAGCGCGGCGCTGACGTTGCTGGAGAACAAGAACGGTTTGCTGCCGCTAAAGCCGAGCGGAAAGAAGGTCTGGCTCAAGGGCGTGTCCGCCGACGCCGCTCGCGCCCGCGGCTTCGTTCCGGTCGACGACCTGGCCCAGGCCGAGCTGGCGATCATCCGGACGGCGACGCCGTTCCAGACCTTGCACCCCAACTTCGTGTTCGGCGCCATGCAGCATGAGGGTGACCTGTCGTTCAAGGACGGCGCGGCTGACTACGAGGCGATCAAGGCGGCCTCGGCCAAGGTCGCGACCATCGTCGCCGTCTACCTGGACCGGCCGGCGATCCTGACCAATGTACGGGACAAGGCCGCCGCGCTAATCGGCGACTTCGGGGCCGGCGACGAGGCGTTCCTCGACGCCCTGACCGGCGCCGCTCCGCCGCGCGGCAGGCTGCCATTCGAGCTGCCTTCGTCGATGGCCGCCGTCGAAGCCCAGGCCGAGGACGCGCCGCATGACTCCAAGGCTCCGCTCTATCCGATCCATTTCGGCCTGACCTACTAA
- a CDS encoding TonB-dependent receptor, giving the protein MRNLLFASAAVAAVSLHAPGAVAQDAGAVKLDEVVVTAQRRSENLQKTPLTVSAVTGDKLESQGIKTVVDLSAQVPALQISSSGSGAAVVFLRGIGSTNVTEVGDPAVAYHMDGIYIARSTSVGALFYDVDRVEVLRGPQGTLYGRNATAGAINVITKQPKFDYEGNGSVDIGNYGAITTSGMVNLPVSDTLAVRAAFQTARHDGYVKALNKGPGTGGNDRYDQDDKSARVQLLWKPSDTFSLRVGGDYLHQGGAGGGDKSYGAALSNSDPWTCNCATNLYRNNKFFGAHSQADLDLGFATLTYLTGYNFSRLDRSGENASTGAPNYFKGKDTTWSHELRLGGDTGKLKWVVGLYRFTEDNNVDFRVLLAPNSYLSFIQPEVTAKSIAAFGQGTYEVTDRFRITGGLRYTEDRKARDGGTFLTNSAGAITSTVIKNLADAKWDATNWKLGADFDLTSSSMVYANVATGYKAGGYYDGVENNVYEPEKITSYEAGVKNRFFDNRLQLNATGFLYDYRDFQVTAVGTIAGQNASVTLNADKARVYGFELESNLVVTEHDRIDATLGWLHARYTDFVLPLGDAFANNNANAGGTGCFKTNFAAAAPRSTDFSGCRMARTPTWSVNVGYQHTWDIASGAKVVGRVQTHYESGKNLEYHGFAQNRQDSFTKTDVSLTYTSADDRWNLQGYVRNLEDDDVRTASSPNSTTGLATNGNGEFYAPPRTYGLRLAVNF; this is encoded by the coding sequence ATGCGTAATCTCCTGTTCGCATCGGCCGCCGTGGCGGCCGTGAGCTTGCACGCGCCTGGCGCGGTGGCTCAGGACGCCGGCGCCGTGAAGCTCGACGAAGTGGTCGTGACCGCTCAACGCCGCAGTGAAAACCTCCAGAAGACCCCGCTCACCGTGTCGGCGGTGACGGGTGACAAGCTGGAGTCGCAAGGCATCAAGACGGTGGTCGACCTGTCGGCGCAGGTGCCGGCGCTGCAGATCAGCTCCAGTGGCTCGGGCGCGGCCGTGGTCTTCCTGCGCGGCATCGGCAGCACCAACGTCACCGAGGTCGGCGATCCGGCGGTCGCCTATCACATGGATGGCATCTACATCGCCCGATCCACGTCGGTTGGGGCGCTGTTCTACGACGTCGATCGTGTCGAGGTTCTGCGTGGTCCTCAGGGCACGCTGTATGGCCGTAACGCCACGGCCGGCGCGATCAACGTGATCACCAAGCAGCCCAAGTTCGACTACGAGGGCAATGGCTCGGTCGATATTGGCAACTACGGCGCCATCACCACCTCGGGCATGGTCAACCTGCCTGTCAGCGACACCCTCGCCGTGCGCGCCGCGTTCCAGACCGCGCGCCACGACGGCTATGTGAAAGCGCTGAACAAGGGCCCCGGCACCGGCGGCAACGATCGCTACGACCAGGACGACAAGTCGGCCCGCGTCCAGTTGCTGTGGAAGCCCAGCGACACGTTCTCGCTGCGGGTTGGCGGCGACTACCTGCACCAGGGCGGCGCCGGTGGCGGCGACAAGAGCTATGGCGCGGCGCTGTCCAACAGCGATCCGTGGACCTGCAACTGCGCCACCAATCTCTATCGCAACAACAAGTTCTTCGGCGCCCATAGCCAGGCCGACCTGGACCTGGGCTTCGCCACGCTGACCTACCTGACCGGCTACAACTTCTCGCGCCTGGACCGCAGCGGCGAGAACGCAAGCACCGGCGCGCCCAACTACTTCAAGGGCAAGGACACGACCTGGTCGCATGAGCTGCGCCTGGGCGGCGACACCGGCAAGCTCAAGTGGGTCGTGGGGCTGTACCGCTTCACGGAAGACAACAATGTCGACTTCCGGGTGTTGCTGGCGCCCAATTCATACCTGTCGTTCATTCAGCCCGAAGTGACCGCAAAGTCGATCGCCGCCTTCGGTCAGGGCACCTACGAGGTGACGGACCGGTTCCGGATCACCGGCGGCCTGCGCTACACTGAGGACCGCAAGGCGCGTGACGGCGGCACCTTCCTGACCAATTCGGCCGGCGCGATCACCTCGACCGTGATCAAGAACCTGGCCGACGCCAAGTGGGACGCCACCAACTGGAAGCTAGGCGCCGACTTCGACCTGACCAGCAGCTCGATGGTCTACGCCAACGTGGCCACGGGCTATAAGGCCGGCGGCTACTACGACGGGGTCGAGAACAACGTCTACGAGCCCGAGAAAATCACCTCGTACGAAGCCGGCGTGAAGAACCGCTTCTTCGACAACCGCCTGCAGTTGAACGCCACCGGCTTCCTCTACGACTATCGCGACTTCCAGGTCACGGCGGTCGGGACCATCGCCGGTCAGAACGCGTCGGTCACGCTAAACGCCGACAAGGCCCGGGTGTACGGCTTTGAGCTCGAGAGCAATCTGGTCGTCACCGAGCACGATCGCATCGACGCCACTCTGGGCTGGCTGCATGCCCGCTACACCGACTTCGTGCTGCCGCTGGGCGACGCCTTCGCTAACAACAACGCCAACGCCGGCGGTACGGGCTGCTTCAAGACCAACTTCGCCGCCGCCGCGCCGCGGTCGACTGACTTCTCCGGTTGCCGCATGGCCCGCACCCCGACCTGGAGCGTCAACGTCGGCTACCAACACACGTGGGATATCGCCTCGGGCGCCAAGGTCGTGGGCCGCGTCCAGACCCATTACGAGAGCGGCAAGAACCTCGAATACCACGGCTTCGCCCAGAACCGGCAGGACAGCTTCACAAAGACCGACGTTAGCCTGACCTACACCAGCGCCGACGATCGCTGGAACCTGCAGGGCTATGTCCGCAACCTCGAGGATGACGACGTGCGCACCGCCTCGTCCCCGAACTCGACGACCGGCCTGGCGACCAACGGCAATGGCGAGTTCTACGCCCCGCCGCGCACCTACGGCCTGCGTCTGGCGGTCAACTTCTAG
- a CDS encoding LacI family DNA-binding transcriptional regulator, translated as MQRDPPTGKITIVDIARAAGVSIKTVSRVINQEEGVGDETRARVLEIVTTMGYRPNVSARSLSSRRSYLIGVIFMRVGAYHYVGEVQVGAMRACRRAGYHLVVEQVLPPEAVGGVQGFAEGLRDARFDGVVLTPPTCDDPEVLAAVETAGLPYVRIAPHREFERSPYVFMDDRKAAREQTLRLWNMGHRRIAFIDGPADHGSATRRRQGYIEALRDRGVEPRPEWIAKGEFLSLSGFDATERLLALPERPTAIFAANDEMAVGALAAAAKHGLSVPRDLSVVGFDDTPTAEAAWPRLTTVHQPTAEMAEAAVEMLIDGFGDERLRARVAARQLDYSLVQRDSAAPPLA; from the coding sequence ATGCAGCGCGATCCGCCAACCGGGAAAATCACGATCGTCGATATCGCCCGAGCCGCGGGCGTGTCCATCAAGACGGTCTCGCGCGTCATCAACCAGGAAGAGGGCGTGGGGGACGAGACCCGGGCGCGGGTCCTGGAGATCGTCACGACGATGGGCTATCGCCCGAACGTCTCGGCCCGCTCGCTGTCCAGCCGCCGCAGCTATCTCATCGGCGTGATCTTCATGCGCGTCGGGGCCTATCACTATGTGGGCGAGGTGCAGGTGGGCGCCATGCGCGCCTGTCGGCGGGCGGGCTACCATCTGGTGGTCGAGCAAGTTCTGCCGCCCGAGGCTGTAGGTGGCGTCCAGGGGTTCGCCGAAGGTTTGCGCGACGCCCGGTTCGACGGCGTGGTGCTGACCCCCCCGACCTGCGATGATCCCGAGGTTCTGGCGGCGGTCGAGACGGCGGGTCTGCCCTATGTGCGCATCGCGCCGCACCGCGAGTTCGAGCGCTCGCCGTACGTCTTCATGGACGATCGCAAGGCGGCGCGGGAGCAGACCCTGCGGCTGTGGAACATGGGCCATCGACGGATCGCCTTTATCGATGGTCCCGCCGATCACGGCTCGGCGACGCGTCGGCGGCAAGGCTATATCGAGGCTCTGCGGGACCGAGGCGTCGAGCCCCGGCCCGAGTGGATCGCCAAGGGCGAGTTTCTCAGTCTGTCCGGCTTTGACGCGACGGAGCGCCTGCTAGCCTTGCCCGAGCGTCCGACAGCGATCTTCGCGGCTAATGACGAGATGGCGGTGGGCGCCTTGGCCGCCGCCGCCAAGCACGGACTGTCGGTGCCGCGCGATCTCTCCGTGGTCGGTTTCGACGACACGCCGACGGCCGAAGCGGCTTGGCCGCGCCTGACCACGGTCCATCAGCCGACCGCCGAAATGGCCGAGGCCGCCGTCGAGATGCTGATCGACGGATTCGGCGATGAGCGGCTTCGCGCCCGGGTCGCGGCGCGCCAATTGGACTATAGCCTCGTCCAGAGGGACTCGGCGGCCCCGCCGCTGGCCTAG